The genomic DNA CCGAGCATCCGTACACCAAGAAGTTGCTCGACGCCGTCCCGAAGCTCTCCGAGGTTCGGGAGGAAGAATCCGTTCAGGCCGAGCAGGACGATGCGACGGCCACGGGCCGACGGTTGGTGCTTGAGGCCCGTGACTTGGTGCTCGAGTACGACATGCGGGGCAAGAAATTCCGCGCCGTTGAGGGTGTTTCTTTCGATTTGGCCTCCAACGAGATCCTCGGCATCGTCGGTGAGTCGGGGTCCGGTAAGTCCACCGTGGCCAAGGCGGTGCTGGGCCTGTTGCCCGTCGCCGACGGGACGCTGGCGGTGCGCGGCACGGACCTCGCCCAGCTGAGCCCGCGGAAGGCGCGCGAGGTCCGCAAGAAGATCGGCGTCGTGTTCCAGGACCCCGCTGCGTCACTGAACCCCCGGTTCCCCATCGGCGACTGCATCATCGAGCCGATGATCATTCACAAGGTGGGCAACCGTAAGGAGCGTCAGGCGCGCGCCGCAGAGCTGCTGGATGCCGTGCGCATGCCGCGCAGCGTCCTGAACCGGTACCCGCACGAGCTGTCGGGAGGTCAGCGCCAGCGCATTTCTATCGCCCGCGCGCTGACGCTCAAGCCGGAACTGCTCATCGCGGATGAGCCGACGTCGGCGCTCGATGTCTCGGTGCAGGCCTCGGTGCTCGCCATGATCGGGGAGTTGCAGGAGGAGTACGAGTTCGCCTGCCTCTTCGTCAGCCACGACCTTGCCGTGGTCGACATGCTCGCCAGCCACGTCGTCGTCATGCAGAATGGCAAGACCGTGGAGCAGGGCCCCACCCGGCGCGTGCTGCATCACCCGCAGCAGGACTACACCAAGCGGCTCATTGCCGCCGCTCCGGTACCCATCCCGGATGAGCAGCGTGACCGGCGCGAAGCACGCCGGCAGCTGCTCAAAGAACAGGGGTTCACCCTAGATTAAGCGGCGTCGCGCAGCGGCCGGGGACCCACAGGTCCCCGGCCGCTGCCGCGTGAAATCGCGGCAAATTTCCGCGCTCGATGCGGAGAGAATCGACTTCAGCCCCTATCATGGACATGTCTGGGCCTCACGCGCGCCCGCTCCCTCTACTTGAAGCGAGTCATTTACGCATGTCTGAAACCATCACCCGACGCGAAGACCTGCGCAACGTCGCGATCGTTGCGCACGTTGACCACGGCAAGACCACCCTCGTTGACGCGATGCTGGCGCAGACGGGCGCCTTCTCCTCTCACGGCGAGACGGAAGACCGCGTGATGGACTCCGGCGAGCTGGAGCGCGAGAAGGGCATCACGATCCTCGCCAAGAACACCACCGTGTTCTACCAGGGCGCGGCGTCCGACGGCGAAGAGATCCTGATCAACGTCATCGACACCCCCGGCCACGCCGACTTCGGCGGTGAAGTTGAGCGCGGGCTGTCCATGGTTGACGGCGTCGTTCTGCTGGTGGACGCCTCCGAGGGCCCGCTGCCACAGACCCGCTTCGTGCTGCGCAAGGCGCTCGCCGCGAAGCTTCCCGTCATCCTCGTGGTCAACAAGACGGATCGTCCAGACGCCCGCATCGACGGCGTCGTGTCCGACACGATGGACCTCTTGCTCGGCCTGGCGTCCGACTTGGCGGAGGAAGTTCCGGACCTCGACTTGGACTCTGTCCTCGACTTGCCGGTGGTCTACGCCTCCGGCAAGGCTGGCCGCGCCTCCACGACGCAGCCGGGCGACGGCGACCTGCCGGACAGCGAGGACCTGGAGCCGCTGTTCGAGACCATCATGAAGCACGTCCCGGCCCCGGCCTATGACGAGTCCGAGGTCCTGCAGGCTCACGTCACCAACCTCGACGCTTCGCCGTTCCTCGGCCGCCTAGCCCTGCTGCGGATCTTCAATGGCACCCTGAAGAAGGGGCAGCAGGTGGCCTGGTACCGCCAAGACGGCCAGCTGAAGTCGGTCAAGATCACGGAGCTGCTGGCCACGAAGGGCCTCACCCGCGTCCCGGCGGAAACCGCCGGTCCCGGCGAGATCGTCGCCGTCGCCGGCATCGAGGACATCATGATTGGCGAGACGCTCACCGACATCGACAACCCGAAGCCCTTGCCGCTGATTACCGTCGATGAGCCCGCGATCTCGATGACCATTGGTATCAACACCTCCCCGATGGCCGGCAAGGTCAAGGGTGCCAAGGTGACGGCCCGCCAGGTCAAGGACCGCCTCGACAAGGAGCTCATCGGCAACGTCTCCCTCAAGGTTCTGCCGACCGAGCGCCCGGACGCTTGGGAGGTTCAGGGGCGCGGCGAGTTGGCGCTAGCCATCTTGGTGGAGCAGATGCGCCGTGAGGGCTTCGAACTGACGGTGGGCAAGCCGCAGGTGGTCACCAAGGAGATCGACGGCAAGGTCCACGAGCCGATGGAGCACATGACCATCGACGTGCCCGAGGAGTTCCTTGGCGCGGTCACGCAGCTCATGGCTGGCCGTAAGGGGCGCATGGAGGGCATGACCAACCACGGCACCGGCTGGGTCCGCATGGAATTCATCGTCCCGGCTCGCGGCCTGATTGGCTTCCGCACCAAGTTCCTCACCGAGACCCGTGGCGCCGGCATCGCCAGCTCCTACTCCGAGGGCTACGAGCCGTGGGCCGGGGCCATCGAGTACCGCACCAACGGATCGATGGTCGCGGACCGCGCCGGAGTCGTGACTCCGTTCGCGATGATCAACCTGCAGGAGCGCGGCACGTTCTTCGTCAAGCCCACCTCTGAGGTGTATGAGGGCATGGTCGTCGGCGAGAACTCGCGCGCCGATGACATGGACGTGAACATCACCAAGGAAAAGAAGCTGACCAACATGCGCTCGGCTGCTGCGGACACGTTCGAGAACCTGACTCCGCCGCGCATCTTGACCCTCGAGGAATCCCTCGAGTTCGCCCGCGAGGACGAGTGTGTCGAGGTCACGCCGGAGGCCATCCGCATCCGCAAGGTGATCCTCAACGCTAACGATCGTGTGAAGGCCGCCCGCGCCCGGGCCCGCGCCTAAGGTCCACTCGGCGACGGCTCCGGTGCCACCCGACGGGGTGGCACCGGAGCCGTTGGTGTCTCGGTGCCCACCCCGTGCCGGGGGCGCTCCACCAACGCGTAGACTCGAGGCGAAGTGACCTCGTTTTGACGGAAGGACGCATGAGCGAACAGCAGGCCACCGCCCGCGCCGCGCGGCAGGCAACGACCATCGGTGGGATCGCCGCGCTGGTCGCGGGGCTCCTCACGGCCGTCTTGGGGACGTTGCTGCACGCCCAGATCCTCTACGTGGGGCAGACCCCGGTGATCTGGGGAGCCGTCGCCGCGCTGGTCTTAGCTGCAGCCTTCTTCACGCTCGCGGCCGTCTATTCGGAGCGGATCTGGGCGGCAGCGCTAGCCGGCACCGTGGCGTACGGGACGGTGGCGCTCATGTCCTTCGACACCACGAATTGGCTGATTGTGGCCTGGGCTCAGCGGCAGGTCATGTTTGGGCCCGCGCTAGCCGGTGCGGTCTGGACGTTCGGCCTGGTGGCCTCGACCGTCGTCGCGCTGTTCCTCGCGGCCGCGGTGCTGAGGCGTCGGCGCTAACCTGCGGTCTGGTCCAAGTGGTGGGCCAGGAACAGTGAGGTGGCCACGCCGTCGTCGTCCGCCGGGCGGAGCGCATACTCGGAGAGCAGGTCCTTGATCTTTCCGATCAGTTCCTTCTGATCCGCCTCGTTGAGTTTCAGGCCGATCCGCATGACCTGAATCTCGTCGGGGGCGAGCCCGTCGATTTCCTGCAGGAACGTGTCGACCAAAATGGGGGCCGCGTCCGGGATCTTGGTTCCCCAAGACATCCGCGTGGCACGGTAGGGGACCTCCTTGGCGCCGCGGTTGCCCCGGCGCGCCTCTTCGGCCTCAACAAACCCGTTGGCCAACAGCGTGCGGACGTGATGCAGGCTGGTGGCGGGATTGATCTCTAAGAGGTCTGCGATCTCCTTGTTGGTGCGCGCCTTGTGCAGGCACAGCCTCAGAATGCGCAGGCGCAAGGGTGAGCTCAGGGCGCGGGCGCGGGCCTGAACCTGATCATCGGTGGCGGGGTTCGCAGATGACATGCCGTCCAGCATACGTGAAAATTCGCCAGTGATTGGCAAAATCAAACCAGATGTTCGGCCAGCGTGACCGATGGGTTGAGCGGCTACTTCCGGCGAACCGGTGGTGGCGGCACGCGCTTGGCGTGCGTGACGTCCGCCACGGCGATGCGCGCGGTGCCGTGCCGGGTGTCGATGACGACGACGTCGCCGTCGTCCTGCCGCTCCAGCGCCGTGAAGGTGCCGAGGGCGTCGGAGAAGCGCGGGCCGGGACCATTTTCGGCGTGGCGGTAGCGCACCACAATGCGCTCGCCGGGGCTCAGGTCGGAAAACGCGCGGAGAGTCACATGGAGTAGCCTACCGTCACACCGGGTAGGCGGCTTTCCTGGCCCGCTCAAGGTACTAAGCTGGAAGCCAGCCGTTTTCGGGCCAGTCCCTTCGTGGGCGCCCGTCATCACCACCGAAAGAGAAGCGGGGTTTACGTGACCTACATCATCGCCCAGCCGTGCGTGGACGTTAAGGACAAGGCCTGCATTGACGAATGTCCGGTCGACTGCATCTACGAGGGCGAGCGCTCGCTCTACATCCACCCGGACGAGTGCGTCGATTGTGGTGCGTGCGAGCCCGTCTGTCCGGTGGAGGCCATCTACTACGAGGACGACGTCCCCGAGGAGTGGTCGGACTACTACAAGGCCAACGTCGAGTTCTTTGATGAGATCGGTTCCCCGGGCGGTGCAGCCAAGCTGGGCAACACGGGGAAGGATCACCCGTTTGTCTCCGCCCTACCTCCGCAGAACGAGGCCTGAGCCGTGCTGACGCTGCCCGACTACCCGTGGGAATCGTTGCGCCCTTACCGCGAACGGGCCGCTCAGCACCCTGACGGGACGGTTGACCTCTCTATTGGCACGCCCGTCGACCCGACGCCGCAGCTGATTCAGGACGCCCTCCGCCACGCCGCGGACGCTCCGGGGTACCCGACGACGCATGGCACGCCGGGGCTACGCGAGGCCATCGCCGCATGGTTTGCGCGCCGTCGCCAGGTCACCGGGCTGAGCCCGGAGCACGTAATGCCCACCGTCGGCTCGAAGGAGCTCGTGGCGTGGCTGCCGCTGCTGTTGGGGTTGGGCGAGGGCGACGTCGTCGTGCGTCCCACGATCGCCTACCCGACCTATGACATCGGCGCGCGATTGGTCGGGGCCACGGCCGTGGCCGCTGACACCCTCACCGAGCTGGACGACGACGTTGCCGCGCGCGTGAAATTTGTCTGGGTTAATTCGCCGGGCAACCCGACGGGCGTGGTGCGCACGGCCGAGGCGTTGGCCGAACTCGTTGCCCAGGCCCGGTCCATCGGCGCCGTCGTCGCCTCCGATGAGTGCTACGCCGAGCTCGGCTGGGGCGACTTTGAATCGGGCGTTCCGTCCGTCCTCGAGGAGTCCGTCAGCGGGGGAGACTACACGGACCTGCTCGCGGTGTATTCCATGTCGAAGCAGTCCAATGTGGCCGGTTACCGCGCCGCCTTCGTCGGGGGCGCGCCGAACCTCCTGCCGAACCTGATCAATAACCGGAAGCATGCCGGCATGATTGTTCCCTTCCCCGTGCAGGAAGCCATGCGCGTGGGTTTGGCCGACGATGCGCACGTGCAGCGGCAGAAGGACCTCTACCGCGGGCGCCGGGAGAGGCTGATTCCGGCGTTGCAAGGCTTCGGGCTGCGGATCGAGGGCTCGCAGGCCGGCTTGTACCTGTGGTGCACGGCCGGCGAAGACACGTGGCGGACGGTGGGCCGGTTGGCTGATCTGGGCATCGTGGTGGGACCCGGAAGCTTCTACGGCGAGGCGGGTGAGGGGTACGTGCGCGTCGCCCTCACGGCCCCCGACGAGCGCGTCGATGCTGCCGTTCAGCGCCTGGCTGCGGCGGCCGAGGAGTTGTAAACCTACAATCGACGATTAGATATGTTGTGCGTCATGCCGGTACCGTGTTTCCTGATTACTTGCTGACGCTGAACCTGCGTCGACGCTCGATCCACCTTCACTCCGAACCAAGGAGAGGTTATGACGGAACAGAATTCTGCGCGCCTAGCATTCGACGGCGCCGACCTTGAGCTGCCGGTCGTTCCGGCCGTCGAAGGCAACGCCGGCTTCGACATCGCCCCGCTGCTGAAGTCCACGGGCAACGTGACCTATGATCCGGGCTTCATGAATACGGCAGCCACGAAGTCGGAGATTACGTACATCGATGGCGGCGCCGGAATTCTCCGCTACCGCGGGTACCCCATTGAGCAGTTGGCCCAGAACTCCAGCTTCCTCGAGACCAGCTACTTGCTGATTTACGGTGAGCTGCCGAGCGCCACCGAGCTGGAAGAGTTTGATCAGAAGATCCGCCGCCACACCCTGCTCCATGAGGAGCTCAAGGGTTTCTTCGATGGCTTCCCGCGGGACGCCCACCCGATGCCGGTGCTCTCCTCCGCTGTGTCGGCCCTGTCCACGTGGTACCAGGATTCGCTGGATCCGTTTGATCAGGAGCAGGTGGAGCTGTCCACCATTCGCCTGCTGGCCAAGATGCCGGTCATCGCCGCCTACGCCTACAAGAAGTCGATCGGCCAGGCGCTGTTGTACCCGGACAACTCGCACAACCTCGTCGAAAACTTCATGCGCCTGACGTTCGGCACCGCCGCCGAGCCGTTCGACATGGACCCGGAGCTCGTCAAGGCCCTGGACCTTCTGCTCATCCTGCACGCTGATCACGAGCAGAACTGCTCCACTTCGACGGTCCGCCTCGTCGGATCATCGAACGCGAACATGTTTGCGTCCGTCTCCGCCGGTATCAACGCCCTGTTTGGTCCGGCCCACGGCGGCGCCAACGAGGCCGTGCTGAAGATGCTGCGCCATATTCAGGCCGAGGGCATCGAGCCCGAGGAGTACATGGAGAAGGTCAAGCGCAAGGAAGACGGCGTCCGCCTCATGGGCTTCGGTCACCGCGTGTACAAGAATTACGATCCGCGGGCCAAGCTGGTCAAGGAGACGGCACACGAGATCCTCGGCAAGCTCGGCGGCAACGACGAGCTGCTCGACATCGCGATGCGCCTCGAGGAAAAGGCCCTCGCCGATGACTACTTCATCGAGCGCAAGCTGTACCCGAACGTCGACTTCTACACGGGCTTGATCTACAAGGCCATGGGCTTCCCGGAGCAGATGTTTACGGTCCTCTTCGCGATCGGGCGCCTGCCGGGCTGGATCGCCCAGTGGCGCGAGATGATGGCGGACCCGAAGCTCAAGATCGGCCGTCCGCGCCAGCTGTACGTGGGTCACCCGGAGCGCAACTACCCGGGCGTCTAACCCCGCCACCCTGCAACGGCGCGGTGCCTCCTGCCCCTCGGGGCGCCAGGCACCGCGCCGTCGTTGTTCCCAGACGAATGCTGGCCTGCGCTGCGCCTCGGGTTTACCTTAAAGGGAACGGGCAGGAGAGCGAGGCGAGCCGTGTTTGAAAAGTCCGGTGCCGGGTGGCGCGTGTCGGCGCGTACGCACCTGAGCATGTTGATCGCCCTCTACCTGCGTGACTTGGCCGGCGTGGTCGGCACCCCGGTGCCGCTCGACGACGGCGCGGGCCCGGTGCTCTGCGCGGTCCAGCCAGCCGTCAAGCCCCGGGCAGCCACGGAACTGAGCCACTCCGAGCTGGCGGAGTTGAGCCAGGAGTGGCATCAGTGGTGGCGCCGCATGGTCCTCCGGTACGACGTCGACGGCTCTCCGGAGGCGGCGGACCTTCCGGAGGCGGCGCTCTTGGGTCAACCGGATTTTGACGCATTCAGGGCGTCTCCGGCCCT from Zhihengliuella flava includes the following:
- a CDS encoding helix-turn-helix domain-containing protein, which produces MSSANPATDDQVQARARALSSPLRLRILRLCLHKARTNKEIADLLEINPATSLHHVRTLLANGFVEAEEARRGNRGAKEVPYRATRMSWGTKIPDAAPILVDTFLQEIDGLAPDEIQVMRIGLKLNEADQKELIGKIKDLLSEYALRPADDDGVATSLFLAHHLDQTAG
- the typA gene encoding translational GTPase TypA is translated as MSETITRREDLRNVAIVAHVDHGKTTLVDAMLAQTGAFSSHGETEDRVMDSGELEREKGITILAKNTTVFYQGAASDGEEILINVIDTPGHADFGGEVERGLSMVDGVVLLVDASEGPLPQTRFVLRKALAAKLPVILVVNKTDRPDARIDGVVSDTMDLLLGLASDLAEEVPDLDLDSVLDLPVVYASGKAGRASTTQPGDGDLPDSEDLEPLFETIMKHVPAPAYDESEVLQAHVTNLDASPFLGRLALLRIFNGTLKKGQQVAWYRQDGQLKSVKITELLATKGLTRVPAETAGPGEIVAVAGIEDIMIGETLTDIDNPKPLPLITVDEPAISMTIGINTSPMAGKVKGAKVTARQVKDRLDKELIGNVSLKVLPTERPDAWEVQGRGELALAILVEQMRREGFELTVGKPQVVTKEIDGKVHEPMEHMTIDVPEEFLGAVTQLMAGRKGRMEGMTNHGTGWVRMEFIVPARGLIGFRTKFLTETRGAGIASSYSEGYEPWAGAIEYRTNGSMVADRAGVVTPFAMINLQERGTFFVKPTSEVYEGMVVGENSRADDMDVNITKEKKLTNMRSAAADTFENLTPPRILTLEESLEFAREDECVEVTPEAIRIRKVILNANDRVKAARARARA
- the fdxA gene encoding ferredoxin, with the translated sequence MTYIIAQPCVDVKDKACIDECPVDCIYEGERSLYIHPDECVDCGACEPVCPVEAIYYEDDVPEEWSDYYKANVEFFDEIGSPGGAAKLGNTGKDHPFVSALPPQNEA
- a CDS encoding ABC transporter ATP-binding protein produces the protein MNASTTTAAPVLSFRDLKVSFDTEFGSVDAVKGLSLDVHAGEVVALVGESGSGKSVTSTAAMGLLPANAHITGSASVVGHDVVSMAPEAVRKLRATEVAMVFQEPMTALNPVLTVEKQMTEALELHGMAYGAEAKKRAIELLELVGLPDPARRIKQYPHQFSGGQRQRIVIAMAISCDPKVIIADEPTTALDVTVQAEILDLLRRLKDELGTGILLITHSMGVVADLADRVAVMYRGNLVETGAAGEVLTQPEHPYTKKLLDAVPKLSEVREEESVQAEQDDATATGRRLVLEARDLVLEYDMRGKKFRAVEGVSFDLASNEILGIVGESGSGKSTVAKAVLGLLPVADGTLAVRGTDLAQLSPRKAREVRKKIGVVFQDPAASLNPRFPIGDCIIEPMIIHKVGNRKERQARAAELLDAVRMPRSVLNRYPHELSGGQRQRISIARALTLKPELLIADEPTSALDVSVQASVLAMIGELQEEYEFACLFVSHDLAVVDMLASHVVVMQNGKTVEQGPTRRVLHHPQQDYTKRLIAAAPVPIPDEQRDRREARRQLLKEQGFTLD
- the dapC gene encoding succinyldiaminopimelate transaminase, with amino-acid sequence MLTLPDYPWESLRPYRERAAQHPDGTVDLSIGTPVDPTPQLIQDALRHAADAPGYPTTHGTPGLREAIAAWFARRRQVTGLSPEHVMPTVGSKELVAWLPLLLGLGEGDVVVRPTIAYPTYDIGARLVGATAVAADTLTELDDDVAARVKFVWVNSPGNPTGVVRTAEALAELVAQARSIGAVVASDECYAELGWGDFESGVPSVLEESVSGGDYTDLLAVYSMSKQSNVAGYRAAFVGGAPNLLPNLINNRKHAGMIVPFPVQEAMRVGLADDAHVQRQKDLYRGRRERLIPALQGFGLRIEGSQAGLYLWCTAGEDTWRTVGRLADLGIVVGPGSFYGEAGEGYVRVALTAPDERVDAAVQRLAAAAEEL
- a CDS encoding citrate synthase: MTEQNSARLAFDGADLELPVVPAVEGNAGFDIAPLLKSTGNVTYDPGFMNTAATKSEITYIDGGAGILRYRGYPIEQLAQNSSFLETSYLLIYGELPSATELEEFDQKIRRHTLLHEELKGFFDGFPRDAHPMPVLSSAVSALSTWYQDSLDPFDQEQVELSTIRLLAKMPVIAAYAYKKSIGQALLYPDNSHNLVENFMRLTFGTAAEPFDMDPELVKALDLLLILHADHEQNCSTSTVRLVGSSNANMFASVSAGINALFGPAHGGANEAVLKMLRHIQAEGIEPEEYMEKVKRKEDGVRLMGFGHRVYKNYDPRAKLVKETAHEILGKLGGNDELLDIAMRLEEKALADDYFIERKLYPNVDFYTGLIYKAMGFPEQMFTVLFAIGRLPGWIAQWREMMADPKLKIGRPRQLYVGHPERNYPGV